From one Lolium rigidum isolate FL_2022 chromosome 4, APGP_CSIRO_Lrig_0.1, whole genome shotgun sequence genomic stretch:
- the LOC124707053 gene encoding ABC transporter G family member 48-like gives MLTQCLMTAMQSFVGRLASNNKKTINILRSVNGILKPSRMTLLLGPPSSGKSTLMRALTGKLDKSLKVSGNITYCGHTFSEFYPERTSAYVSQYDLHNAEMTVRETLDFSRRCLGIGARYDMLTELAKRERNAGIKPDPEIDAYMKATAVQGHESNIVTDLTLKVLGLDICADTLIGDDMIRGISGGQKKRVTTGEMLTGPARALFMDEISTGLDSSSTFQIVKYVKQLVHVMNETVMISLLQPPPETYNLFDDIILLSDGYIVYHGPRENILEFFEASGFRCPSRKGVADFLQEVTSKKDQQQYWYREQEQYRPVSVPEFAELFKSFHVGQKMLKEMQIPFKKSKTHPAALTTKKYGLSRKESLKVVMSRELLLMKRNSFIYIFKVSQLIILGLMAMTVFFRTKMPSGQISDGTKFFGALTFSLITILFNGFAEVQLTIKMLPTFYKQRDFLFFPAWTWGLANIILKIPVSLMEAGVWVALTYYVMGFAPAAGRFFRQFLAFFATHQMAMALFRFLGAVLKSMVVANTFGLFVILIIFIFGGFLIPRGDIRPWWIWAYWSSPLMYSQNAISVNEFLASRWATPNTDTFIDAPTVGKALLKSKGLFTTDGGFWLSIGAIIAFAILFNILYILALTYLSPSGNSNTLVSDIENESDGNASSTMASSIPMVSVGPNGSKNRTTHSGLVLPFQPLSLSFNHVNYYVDMPAEMKEQGFAESRLQLLTDISGAFRPGVLTALVGVSGAGKTTLMDVLAGRKTSGSIEGSITLSGYPKKQETFARISGYCEQNDIHSPNVTIYESILYSAWLRLSSNVDDKTRKMFVEEVMTLVEVDVLRNAMVGLPGVDGLSTEQRKRLTIAVELVSNPSIIFMDEPTSGLDARAAAIVMRAVRNTVNTGRTVVCTIHQPSIDIFESFDELLLLKRGGQVIYAGDLGRHSHKLVEYFEAIPGVEKITEGYNPATWMLEVSSPLAEARLEVNFAEIYANSALYTKNQELIKELSIPPPGYADLSFPTKYSQNFYNQYVANFWKQYKSYWKNPPHNAMRYLMTLLNGLVFGTVFWQKGTKLDSDQDLFNLLGATYAAVFFLGAANCFTVQPVVAIERTVFYREKAAGMYSPLSYALAQTSVEIIYNIVQGCLYTLVIYPMIGYEWKADKFFYFLFFIISSFNYFTLFGMMLVALTPSAMLASILVTFALPLWNLFAGFLVVRTMIPIWWRWYYWLNPVSWTIYGVVASQFGENTGTLTVPGGKPVLVKQYLDNNLGIRHDFLGYIVLGHFAYIVAFFFVFGYSIKVLNFQKR, from the exons ATGCTAACACAGTGCCTCATGACCGCAATGCAGAGTTTTGTTGGGCGGCtcgcctccaacaacaagaaaaCCATCAACATACTCCGAAGCGTCAACGGCATCCTCAAACCATCCAG GATGACTCTTCTTCTTGGACCTCCTTCTTCAGGAAAGAGCACGCTTATGAGAGCGCTTACTGGCAAGCTTGATAAAAGCCTCAAG GTATCTGGCAACATTACGTATTGTGGCCACACATTCTCGGAATTCTACCCCGAGAGGACCAGCGCGTATGTCAGTCAGTACGACCTGCACAACGCGGAGATGACCGTGCGAGAGACACTAGATTTTTCCAGGCGCTGCTTGGGAATTGGCGCTAGATATGACATGCTCACAGAGCTCGCTAAGAGGGAGCGTAACGCGGGCATAAAGCCAGACCCTGAGATCGATGCATACATGAAAGCTACCGCGGTGCAGGGGCATGAGAGTAATATTGTGACAGATCTTACTCTCAAG GTCCTTGGGCTTGATATTTGTGCTGATACCTTGATCGGTGATGACATGATCAGAGGAATTTCTGGTGGGCAAAAGAAACGTGTCACAACAG GGGAAATGTTAACAGGACCCGCAAGGGCTTTGTTCATGGATGAAATCTCCACTGGTTTGGATAGCTCTAGCACGTTTCAGATTGTAAAGTATGTGAAGCAATTGGTCCATGTGATGAATGAGACCGTGATGATCTCCCTCCTACAACCACCACCTGAGACATACaacttgtttgatgatattattcTGCTATCGGATGGATACATAGTGTACCATGGGCCACGTGAGAACATCTTGGAATTCTTTGAAGCTTCTGGTTTTCGGTGCCCTTCTAGGAAAGGAGTCGCTGACTTCCTTCAAGAGGTCACTTCCAAGAAAGACCAACAACAATACTGGTACCGTGAACAGGAACAATATCGTCCCGtgtcagtccccgagtttgctgAGCTTTTCAAGTCATTCCATGTAGGTCAGAAAATGCTCAAGGAGATGCAAATCCCTTTCAAAAAGTCCAAAACCCATCCTGCCGCATTGACCACCAAGAAGTATGGCCTATCCAGAAAGGAGTCACTCAAGGTAGTGATGTCGAGAGAGCTGTTGTTGATGAAGCGCAACTCATTCATCTACATCTTCAAAGTCTCCCAGTTGATCATCCTTGGGCTCATGGCCATGACTGTGTTCTTCAGAACAAAGATGCCCAGTGGGCAGATTTCTGACGGTACCAAATTCTTTGGAGCCCTGACTTTCAGCTTAATCACCATCTTGTTCAATGGGTTTGCTGAGGTACAACTAACTATAAAGATGCTTCCTACGTTCTACAAACAAAGGGATTTCTTGTTCTTCCCCGCATGGACCTGGGGGCTGGCAAACATCATCTTAAAAATTCCTGTTTCGCTTATGGAGGCTGGGGTATGGGTCGCCCTCACATACTACGTGATGGGCTTTGCGCCTGCTGCAGGAAG GTTCTTTCGCCAGTTTTTAGCTTTCTTCGCAACTCACCAAATGGCAATGGCTTTGTTCCGATTTCTGGGTGCTGTTTTGAAATCAATGGTAGTGGCCAATACTTTTGGGTTGTTTGTGATCCTTATTATTTTCATATTTGGAGGATTTCTTATCCCTAGAG GTGACATCAGACCATGGTGGATTTGGGCTTACTGGTCATCTCCTCTGATGTACAGTCAAAATGCAATATCTGTCAATGAATTCCTTGCCAGTAGGTGGGCCACT CCAAACACCGACACTTTTATTGATGCACCAACAGTAGGCAAGGCTCTTCTTAAATCGAAAGGACTTTTTACTACTGACGGGGGCTTCTGGCTTTCGATAGGAGCTATTATAGCATTTGCAATCTTGTTCAACATCTTATACATTTTGGCCCTTACTTACTTGAGTC CTAGTGGCAACTCAAACACACTAGTTTCAGACATAGAGAATGAGTCAGATGGCAATGCATCGTCTACTATGGCATCTTCAATACCCATGG TTTCTGTAGGTCCTAATGGATCCAAAAATAGGACAACTCATTCAGGACTTGTCTTGCCTTTCCAGCCTCTTTCACTCTCTTTCAACCATGTAAACTATTATGTGGACATGCCTGCG GAAATGAAGGAGCAAGGATTTGCGGAAAGTCGTCTCCAGTTGCTCACTGATATCAGTGGTGCTTTCAGGCCAGGTGTTCTGACGGCATTAGTTGGCGTGAGTGGAGCTGGAAAGACCACTCTAATGGATGTCCTGGCAGGAAGGAAAACTAGTGGTTCTATTGAAGGAAGTATCACCCTCTCTGGTTACCCTAAAAAGCAAGAAACTTTTGCCCGCATTAGTGGCTATTGTGAACAGAATGATATCCATTCACCAAATGTTACTATATACGAGTCCATTCTCTACTCAGCCTGGCTGCGTCTTTCATCAAATGTCGATGACAAAACGAGAAAG ATGTTTGTGGAGGAAGTCATGACCCTTGTTGAGGTTGATGTGTTGCGTAATGCCATGGTTGGTCTCCCTGGAGTTGACGGGTTATCGACTGAACAAAGGAAGAGATTGACAATTGCTGTGGAGCTGGTATCAAATCCTTCAATCATATTCATGGATGAACCAACTTCTGGTCTTGATGCTAGGGCAGCAGCGATTGTCATGAGGGCGGTGCGAAATACAGTCAACACTGGGCGTACTGTGGTTTGCACCATCCATCAACCCAGCATTGATATATTCGAGTCTTTTGATGAG CTTCTACTTTTAAAAAGGGGTGGGCAGGTTATTTATGCTGGTGATCTTGGTCGCCACTCTCATAAACTGGTTGAATATTTTGAG GCAATTCCAGGTGTTGAAAAGATCACAGAAGGATATAATCCTGCAACATGGATGTTGGAAGTTAGCTCCCCTTTAGCCGAGGCTCGCTTAGAAGTAAATTTTGCTGAAATTTATGCTAATTCCGCTCTTTATAC GAAAAACCAAGAACTTATTAAGGAATTAAGCATTCCCCCGCCAGGCTATGCGGATCTCTCATTTCCAACAAAGTATTCTCAGAACTTCTACAACCAGTATGTTGCAAACTTCTGGAAGCAATACAAATCTTACTGGAAGAATCCACCGCACAACGCCATGCGCTATCTTATGACTTTGCTCAATGGTCTTGTATTTGGCACGGTGTTCTGGCAGAAAGGAACAAAACT AGATTCAGACCAAGATTTGTTCAATCTACTTGGAGCCACTTATGCTGCTGTCTTCTTTCTTGGGGCTGCTAATTGCTTCACGGTTCAACCCGTGGTGGCAATTGAGCGAACTGTTTTCTACCGTGAAAAGGCGGCGGGGATGTATTCTCCATTATCCTATGCATTAGCTCAG ACAAGCGTGGAGATCATCTACAACATCGTTCAGGGGTGTCTATACACACTCGTCATCTATCCGATGATTGGATATGAGTGGAAAGCTGACAAGTTCTTCTATTTCCTGTTCTTCATTATCTCAAGCTTCAACTACTTTACATTGTTTGGCATGATGTTGGTGGCACTGACCCCATCCGCGATGCTCGCAAGCATACTGGTAACCTTTGCGTTACCTCTGTGGAACCTGTTTGCTGGATTCCTTGTCGTCAGGACG ATGATACCAATCTGGTGGAGGTGGTACTACTGGCTCAACCCAGTGTCCTGGACCATCTATGGGGTCGTCGCATCGCAGTTTGGTGAGAACACAGGTACTCTTACGGTCCCCGGTGGGAAACCGGTTTTGGTGAAGCAATATCTGGACAACAATCTGGGAATACGGCACGATTTCCTCGGCTACATTGTGCTAGGCCACTTCGCCTACATCGTCGCCTTCTTCTTCGTGTTCGGCTATTCCATCAAGGTCTTAAACTTCCAGAAACGTTAG